One genomic window of Erinaceus europaeus chromosome 19, mEriEur2.1, whole genome shotgun sequence includes the following:
- the RABIF gene encoding guanine nucleotide exchange factor MSS4 isoform X1, with protein MGACAVAFQREAQSLRREGVAISSPPRLWQRRARSWKARAEIAHARWWPRRLRRQRRWTPRSSRTSWCPPRAATGRRCCASDAARGCCSPGRLSSPADRSSYSVMSEEREGEPEHIPLARAMLGLRTSRFAHLSLGCSHRLDLFAFKHKLSGREKKRGRERDLQHCLSIHEAFPLQLFLPSMRKKPALADGSSPDGDLLHEHWLVDDMFIFENVGFTKDVGNIKFLVCADCEIGPIGWHCLDDKNSFYVALERVSHE; from the exons ATGGGCGCCTGCGCAGTAGCCTTTCAGCGCGAGGCGCAGAGCCTGCGCAGAGAGGGCGTGGCCATCAGCTCCCCGCCCCGCCTCTGGCAGCGGCGCGCGCGCAGTTGGAAAGCGAGAGCTGAGATAGCGCATGCGCGCTGGTGGCCGCGGAGGCTGAGACGGCAGCGGCGATGGACCCCGCGGAGCAGCCGAACGAGTTGGTGTCCGCCGAGGGCCGCAACCGGAAGGCGGTGCTGTGCCAGCGATGCGGCTCGCGGGTGCTGCAGCCCGGGACGGCTCTCTTCTCCCGCCGACAg gtctagTTATTCAGTAATGagtgaggagagggaaggagaaccgGAGCACATCCCTCTGGCACGGGCGATGCtgggactcaggacctcacgctttgcTCATCTCAGTCTGGGCTGCAGCCACCGCCTCGACCTCTTTGCATTTAAAC ataaattgagtgggagagaaaaaaagaggggaagagagagagacctgcagcactgcctcagcattcatgaggctttccccctgcag ctcttccttccttccatgagAAAGAaaccagctctggctgacggcAGCAGTCCTGATGGCGATCTCCTGCACGAACACTGGCTGGTCGATGACATGTTCATCTTTGAGAACGTGGGCTTCACCAAGGATGTGGGCAACATCAAGTTTCTGGTCTGCGCAGACTGTGAAATTGGACCAATTGGCTGGCATTGCCTAGACGACAAGAACAGTTTCTATGTGGCCTTGGAACGGGTTTCCCATGAGTAA
- the RABIF gene encoding guanine nucleotide exchange factor MSS4 isoform X2: MGACAVAFQREAQSLRREGVAISSPPRLWQRRARSWKARAEIAHARWWPRRLRRQRRWTPRSSRTSWCPPRAATGRRCCASDAARGCCSPGRLSSPADRSSYSVMSEEREGEPEHIPLARAMLGLRTSRFAHLSLGCSHRLDLFAFKPLPSFHEKETSSG; the protein is encoded by the exons ATGGGCGCCTGCGCAGTAGCCTTTCAGCGCGAGGCGCAGAGCCTGCGCAGAGAGGGCGTGGCCATCAGCTCCCCGCCCCGCCTCTGGCAGCGGCGCGCGCGCAGTTGGAAAGCGAGAGCTGAGATAGCGCATGCGCGCTGGTGGCCGCGGAGGCTGAGACGGCAGCGGCGATGGACCCCGCGGAGCAGCCGAACGAGTTGGTGTCCGCCGAGGGCCGCAACCGGAAGGCGGTGCTGTGCCAGCGATGCGGCTCGCGGGTGCTGCAGCCCGGGACGGCTCTCTTCTCCCGCCGACAg gtctagTTATTCAGTAATGagtgaggagagggaaggagaaccgGAGCACATCCCTCTGGCACGGGCGATGCtgggactcaggacctcacgctttgcTCATCTCAGTCTGGGCTGCAGCCACCGCCTCGACCTCTTTGCATTTAAAC ctcttccttccttccatgagAAAGAaaccagctctggctga
- the RABIF gene encoding guanine nucleotide exchange factor MSS4 isoform X3, translating into MDPAEQPNELVSAEGRNRKAVLCQRCGSRVLQPGTALFSRRQLFLPSMRKKPALADGSSPDGDLLHEHWLVDDMFIFENVGFTKDVGNIKFLVCADCEIGPIGWHCLDDKNSFYVALERVSHE; encoded by the exons ATGGACCCCGCGGAGCAGCCGAACGAGTTGGTGTCCGCCGAGGGCCGCAACCGGAAGGCGGTGCTGTGCCAGCGATGCGGCTCGCGGGTGCTGCAGCCCGGGACGGCTCTCTTCTCCCGCCGACAg ctcttccttccttccatgagAAAGAaaccagctctggctgacggcAGCAGTCCTGATGGCGATCTCCTGCACGAACACTGGCTGGTCGATGACATGTTCATCTTTGAGAACGTGGGCTTCACCAAGGATGTGGGCAACATCAAGTTTCTGGTCTGCGCAGACTGTGAAATTGGACCAATTGGCTGGCATTGCCTAGACGACAAGAACAGTTTCTATGTGGCCTTGGAACGGGTTTCCCATGAGTAA